In a single window of the Sulfurimonas sp. hsl 1-7 genome:
- a CDS encoding iron-sulfur cluster assembly scaffold protein: MFEDVKMPEGVNPETLEHLMDPKNYGKLDDADGVGVALDEKTKEYVVFYTKLEGETITDVRFATNGCQDTVVIGSMYSEMIKTNDIEYANKAIQKMNEKLGAMTPQQKVCAEIVFSAFIASIKNYENRLNGADEELHVLKMKDSCEVQEDE; encoded by the coding sequence ATGTTTGAAGATGTAAAGATGCCTGAGGGTGTAAACCCTGAAACACTGGAGCATTTAATGGACCCGAAAAACTATGGGAAACTTGATGATGCAGACGGTGTAGGTGTAGCACTTGATGAGAAAACAAAAGAGTATGTGGTCTTCTATACAAAGCTTGAGGGTGAAACTATCACTGATGTACGTTTTGCGACTAACGGTTGTCAAGACACCGTTGTTATTGGTTCTATGTACTCTGAGATGATCAAAACAAATGATATCGAATATGCAAACAAAGCAATTCAAAAAATGAACGAAAAACTGGGAGCTATGACTCCGCAGCAAAAAGTATGTGCAGAGATCGTTTTTTCTGCTTTTATTGCTTCGATCAAAAACTATGAAAACAGACTTAATGGGGCAGATGAAGAGCTGCATGTTCTGAAAATGAAAGATAGTTGTGAGGTACAAGAGGATGAATAA
- the truA gene encoding tRNA pseudouridine(38-40) synthase TruA: MRVAVVLSYNGTHFLGSQIQKSSQNTIFGQLENVLKQLGITSKTVASGRTDKGVHASYQVAHFDLPPFWDDLTKLKRVLNEMLPKTIHVKRIFRVADDFHARYGAKSRVYRYVIKVGESNPFENDFITFIDQVNFNTLQQNIKLFIGEHDFANFMKMGSDTKSSVREIYKAFAYQHKDLIVLNFEANGFLRTQIRFMAGALLDLSAQQIIEKLECTKNHRLKPAPANGLYLAKVKY, from the coding sequence ATGCGGGTTGCTGTAGTTCTCTCTTATAACGGAACCCACTTTCTGGGTTCACAGATCCAAAAAAGCTCTCAAAATACTATCTTCGGACAGCTGGAAAATGTGTTAAAGCAACTGGGAATTACCTCTAAAACTGTTGCAAGCGGGAGAACAGACAAAGGTGTACATGCTTCTTACCAGGTAGCACACTTTGATCTGCCCCCTTTTTGGGATGATCTTACAAAACTCAAACGGGTTCTTAATGAGATGCTTCCAAAAACAATACACGTCAAACGTATCTTCCGGGTCGCAGATGATTTTCATGCCCGCTATGGAGCAAAATCGAGAGTTTACAGATACGTGATCAAAGTGGGTGAATCAAACCCTTTTGAGAACGATTTCATCACCTTTATAGATCAGGTAAACTTCAACACCCTCCAACAAAACATCAAGCTCTTTATCGGTGAACACGATTTTGCAAACTTTATGAAAATGGGAAGCGATACCAAAAGCAGTGTCAGGGAGATCTATAAAGCGTTTGCATATCAACATAAAGATCTGATTGTCCTCAACTTTGAAGCAAACGGTTTTTTACGCACACAGATTCGTTTTATGGCAGGTGCACTTCTGGATTTAAGTGCGCAGCAGATTATAGAGAAGCTTGAGTGTACAAAAAACCATAGACTCAAACCCGCTCCTGCAAACGGGCTTTATCTGGCGAAAGTAAAATATTAA
- a CDS encoding LptF/LptG family permease: MNKLRRYILSNLSSVFLSMFLPLFVIASMIFSIKLATYTAIIKLSLLDMVKLYMFVLPDILFYTLPISFFIAAVLSIFKLSNDNEIVVIFALGIKPSFLVKTLFVPAFLLSMLLFINFFMLYPHTDNLSDNFIDQKKSEAKFNLSASEFGNNFGDWLLYIGKEDKEKKRYEDVFLFNKQNDEEILISAQQANVINDGGVLQLELKNGEGYSYSKDKFTQINFEEMTIYDTLQASLKTYQMPLEFWSNDEGRKKKDRLLITDTLLSLFPLLSIFLIVSIGVVHARHQKSKIYLYIFLGIIIYYGAAMSLHRTLGYHTIYLVALAWILSTYLIYRKTIAKRF, translated from the coding sequence ATGAATAAACTTAGACGTTATATACTTTCAAACCTTTCATCGGTATTTTTATCGATGTTTTTACCGCTGTTTGTCATTGCGTCAATGATCTTCTCGATCAAGCTAGCAACCTATACGGCGATCATTAAACTCTCACTTTTAGACATGGTAAAACTCTATATGTTTGTATTGCCGGACATCCTGTTTTATACCCTGCCTATCTCTTTTTTCATTGCAGCCGTTTTGTCTATTTTTAAACTCTCAAACGATAATGAAATCGTAGTTATTTTTGCCCTTGGGATAAAGCCTTCATTTTTAGTAAAAACACTTTTTGTTCCGGCATTTCTACTCTCTATGCTTTTGTTTATCAACTTTTTTATGTTGTACCCGCATACGGACAACCTCTCTGACAACTTTATAGATCAGAAAAAAAGTGAAGCGAAATTCAACCTTTCCGCAAGCGAATTTGGAAATAATTTCGGAGACTGGCTTTTATACATCGGTAAAGAGGATAAAGAGAAAAAGCGCTACGAAGATGTCTTTTTATTTAACAAACAAAACGATGAAGAGATCCTAATCTCTGCACAACAAGCAAATGTAATCAATGACGGCGGTGTATTGCAGCTAGAGCTTAAAAACGGTGAGGGGTACAGCTACTCAAAAGATAAGTTTACTCAGATCAACTTTGAAGAGATGACTATCTACGATACACTCCAAGCATCCCTGAAAACATACCAGATGCCATTAGAGTTTTGGAGTAATGACGAGGGAAGAAAGAAAAAAGACAGACTCCTTATAACAGATACTCTTTTAAGTCTGTTTCCACTCCTTTCTATCTTTTTGATTGTATCTATCGGGGTGGTTCATGCAAGACATCAAAAGTCTAAAATTTATCTCTATATATTTTTAGGAATCATCATCTACTACGGTGCGGCCATGTCTCTGCACCGTACACTCGGATACCATACTATCTATCTAGTAGCTCTTGCCTGGATACTTAGTACCTACCTTATCTACAGAAAAACTATAGCCAAAAGATTTTAG
- a CDS encoding prepilin peptidase has product MIELLIASLFGILFGSFLNVVILRIPEGESVVFTPSHCTSCNTPLKPWHNIPLFSWLFLGGKCAYCKTKISIQYPLIELASGAIFFLVALKYGLNFPAFSVAMSFLMLLALSMIDFKYKMVPDSLNLLAIIFAIFGAFSIPSFLENAQNALLFAGGFTLLRFALSYYLTSSVYRAGLKSKTSWNKHYDRTPMIEAMGEGDIMVAATMGALLGIKLGLFAVFLSALLALPVMLLLLNRPAEEQRVPFVPFLALATLITFVYDTQIYAYIEANF; this is encoded by the coding sequence ATGATAGAGTTACTCATAGCATCACTGTTTGGAATTTTATTTGGATCATTTTTAAATGTTGTCATTTTACGTATCCCAGAAGGTGAAAGTGTCGTTTTTACCCCTTCACACTGTACATCATGCAACACACCTCTAAAACCTTGGCATAACATCCCTTTATTTTCGTGGCTTTTTCTTGGCGGAAAATGTGCTTATTGTAAAACAAAAATATCGATTCAGTACCCTTTAATTGAGCTTGCATCCGGAGCGATATTTTTCTTAGTAGCACTCAAATATGGGCTTAATTTCCCTGCATTTTCGGTAGCTATGAGTTTTTTAATGCTACTGGCTCTTTCTATGATCGATTTTAAGTACAAAATGGTTCCCGATTCACTGAACCTTTTAGCGATCATTTTTGCAATTTTCGGAGCTTTTTCAATCCCTTCATTTTTAGAAAATGCCCAAAATGCTCTTTTATTCGCAGGTGGTTTTACCCTGCTTCGTTTTGCCCTTTCATACTACCTTACATCATCGGTATATCGTGCAGGACTGAAATCTAAAACATCATGGAACAAACACTACGATCGTACACCTATGATCGAAGCGATGGGTGAAGGCGACATTATGGTTGCAGCTACTATGGGTGCACTTTTAGGGATCAAGCTTGGACTTTTTGCTGTATTTTTATCGGCACTTTTAGCACTCCCTGTTATGCTTTTGCTTTTAAACAGACCGGCAGAGGAACAACGTGTCCCTTTCGTACCGTTTTTGGCACTTGCAACACTTATCACTTTTGTTTACGACACACAAATTTATGCATATATTGAGGCAAACTTTTAA
- a CDS encoding di-trans,poly-cis-decaprenylcistransferase, which yields MNKLGHIAIIMDGNGRWAEERGKKRSTGHEAGAKIVREITSFCAAHEEIERLTLYAFSTENWKRPRLEVEFLMKLLDKYLKQELETYLQHNIRFEPIGDLRAFSKQLQTTIQSVKEKTAHCDGLVQSLALNYGAQDEILRAFNSLKESDGDITQEMLENALDCKTDVDLLIRTGGDHRLSNFLLWQAAYAELFFTDTLWPDFSAKELDKIIKKFKKVERRFGGLK from the coding sequence ATGAATAAACTTGGGCATATAGCGATCATTATGGACGGCAACGGCAGATGGGCTGAAGAGCGTGGGAAAAAACGTTCAACAGGTCATGAAGCCGGAGCAAAGATCGTGCGTGAGATCACATCTTTTTGTGCAGCTCATGAAGAGATTGAGCGTTTAACCCTATATGCTTTTTCAACTGAAAACTGGAAACGTCCGCGTTTAGAGGTTGAATTTTTGATGAAACTGCTCGATAAATATCTCAAGCAGGAATTAGAAACATATCTGCAACACAATATACGCTTTGAACCGATCGGAGATTTAAGAGCATTCTCAAAACAACTCCAAACGACGATCCAATCGGTAAAAGAAAAAACTGCACACTGTGACGGCTTGGTACAATCTTTGGCACTTAATTATGGTGCACAGGATGAGATTCTTCGTGCTTTTAATTCCCTAAAAGAGTCTGATGGCGACATTACACAGGAGATGCTGGAAAATGCACTCGATTGTAAAACAGATGTTGATCTGCTTATAAGAACAGGGGGAGATCACAGACTCTCCAACTTTTTACTATGGCAGGCAGCGTATGCCGAACTCTTTTTTACAGATACACTCTGGCCGGATTTCAGTGCAAAAGAGTTGGATAAAATAATCAAAAAATTTAAAAAAGTTGAAAGACGATTTGGCGGACTAAAATGA
- the coaBC gene encoding bifunctional phosphopantothenoylcysteine decarboxylase/phosphopantothenate--cysteine ligase CoaBC — protein sequence MEISQNLLKNKKIILAVTGSIAVYKSLELARLFVKSGAEVRVVMSEAAKKFVTPLTFETLTSNKVLDDTNEDWTNDHNHIKLAQWADIMVIAPATANTIAKLANAIADNILLQVALAYPDVKILAPSANTNMLQHPISQANLKMLAIANFTMVDTQTKELACKTTGDGAMAEPLDIFYATARELLKDDFWSDRMVMVTGGGTIEKIDDVRYLSNFSSGKMASAVATALYLKGADVNLIATKLSADLPKNMHKIHVEDSAEMMEYLVDSIRIAKKGKISKATLMRDEHIHRIEKTPYLFMAAAVSDYIPAFTQSGKLKKDILGDEWELSLKKNVDILGSINKEGIKVVGFKAEMDPQTAKANATNMLNNKGIDAVCLNILKNSSSFGTDTNEIEFITKEDATLLPRAAKLDLSFDILENAKELETANE from the coding sequence ATGGAAATTTCACAAAATTTACTAAAAAATAAAAAAATCATTTTAGCGGTCACTGGCTCAATAGCAGTCTATAAGTCACTTGAACTTGCACGTCTGTTTGTAAAATCGGGTGCAGAAGTTCGTGTAGTGATGAGTGAAGCTGCAAAGAAGTTTGTAACACCTCTTACATTTGAGACACTCACTTCAAACAAAGTTCTTGACGATACTAACGAAGACTGGACTAATGATCACAACCATATAAAACTTGCACAATGGGCAGATATTATGGTGATTGCACCCGCAACTGCAAATACGATTGCAAAACTCGCTAACGCTATAGCTGACAATATCCTGCTTCAAGTAGCCCTTGCCTATCCTGATGTTAAGATCCTAGCTCCTTCGGCAAATACAAATATGCTGCAACATCCAATTAGCCAGGCGAACCTGAAAATGCTTGCTATAGCTAACTTTACAATGGTAGATACACAGACAAAAGAACTCGCATGTAAAACAACGGGTGACGGTGCTATGGCTGAACCGCTCGATATCTTTTACGCAACGGCTCGCGAGCTTTTAAAAGATGATTTCTGGAGTGATCGCATGGTGATGGTTACAGGCGGCGGTACTATCGAGAAGATCGATGATGTACGTTATCTCTCTAACTTTTCAAGCGGAAAGATGGCTTCAGCTGTTGCAACTGCACTCTATTTAAAAGGTGCGGATGTCAACCTGATTGCAACAAAACTGAGTGCTGATCTGCCGAAAAATATGCATAAAATTCACGTTGAAGATAGTGCAGAGATGATGGAGTATCTAGTAGACTCTATCCGCATTGCGAAAAAAGGGAAAATCTCTAAAGCGACCTTAATGCGTGACGAGCATATCCATCGTATTGAAAAGACACCTTATCTGTTTATGGCTGCAGCAGTAAGCGACTATATCCCGGCATTTACACAAAGCGGGAAACTAAAAAAAGATATATTGGGTGATGAGTGGGAACTTTCATTAAAGAAAAATGTAGATATTTTGGGTTCAATCAACAAAGAGGGGATCAAAGTTGTAGGCTTTAAAGCTGAGATGGATCCACAAACTGCAAAAGCAAATGCAACCAATATGTTAAACAACAAAGGGATAGACGCCGTTTGTTTAAACATCCTAAAAAACTCTTCTAGTTTCGGGACAGATACGAACGAGATAGAGTTTATTACAAAAGAAGATGCAACATTATTACCTAGAGCAGCAAAACTTGATCTATCGTTTGATATTTTAGAAAATGCGAAAGAGTTAGAAACTGCAAATGAATAA
- the glmU gene encoding bifunctional UDP-N-acetylglucosamine diphosphorylase/glucosamine-1-phosphate N-acetyltransferase GlmU gives MNLNSISIVILAAGKGSRMKSNKAKVLHEISGKPMLYHIIKASKELSNDVSVVIAHQKEQVKETMQNYFDDITFVEQDAVNFPGTGGAMKNVAPKNEKVLVLNGDMPLITAESLHGFLHNDADIIMSIFDLQDPNGYGRVVIDNNEVQYIVEQKDANRAELNVTTVNAGIYAFKKDVLEKYIPLLSNDNAQEEYYLTDLIAMAKKDGLTISPLLVDEEHFKGVNSKKDLADSEAIMQDRIRTKWMNAGVSMQLPSTVYIEDDVVFEGECTLENGVRITGNSQIINSIIKAHSVIEDSIVKNSDVGPLAHLRPASSIEDTHIGNFVEVKKATLKGVKAGHLSYLGDAEIDEGTNIGAGTITCNYDGLKKYKTKIGKNVFVGSDSQLVAPVTIEDDVMIAAGTTVTSGEITSGNLVISRTKMRLVKDFYYKFFGKK, from the coding sequence ATGAATTTAAATAGTATTAGTATAGTGATATTAGCGGCGGGAAAAGGTAGCCGTATGAAATCAAACAAGGCAAAGGTTTTACATGAGATCTCAGGAAAACCGATGCTTTACCATATTATAAAAGCCTCTAAAGAACTCTCAAACGATGTATCTGTAGTTATTGCACACCAAAAAGAGCAAGTAAAAGAGACGATGCAAAACTATTTTGATGATATTACTTTTGTTGAGCAAGATGCCGTAAATTTTCCTGGAACCGGAGGTGCAATGAAAAATGTAGCACCGAAGAATGAAAAAGTATTGGTATTAAACGGGGATATGCCTTTAATTACTGCAGAATCGCTTCACGGATTTTTACATAACGATGCAGATATCATCATGAGTATCTTTGACTTACAAGATCCAAACGGATACGGGCGTGTTGTTATCGACAATAATGAAGTGCAATACATTGTTGAACAAAAAGACGCAAATCGTGCCGAGCTTAACGTTACAACAGTAAATGCAGGTATCTATGCCTTTAAAAAAGATGTTTTAGAAAAATATATCCCCCTTCTTTCAAACGATAATGCCCAAGAGGAGTACTACCTTACAGACCTGATTGCTATGGCAAAAAAAGATGGACTTACAATATCACCTCTTTTAGTTGACGAAGAACATTTTAAAGGGGTAAATTCTAAAAAAGATTTAGCCGATTCTGAGGCGATTATGCAAGATCGTATTAGAACAAAATGGATGAATGCAGGTGTCAGTATGCAGCTGCCTTCAACTGTTTATATAGAAGATGATGTTGTATTTGAAGGGGAATGTACCCTAGAAAACGGTGTAAGAATCACAGGAAATTCTCAAATTATAAACTCTATTATCAAAGCACATTCGGTAATTGAAGATAGCATTGTTAAAAATTCCGATGTTGGACCACTTGCACACCTCCGTCCGGCTTCTTCGATCGAAGATACCCATATAGGTAACTTTGTAGAGGTAAAAAAAGCGACACTTAAAGGTGTAAAAGCAGGACATCTAAGCTACCTTGGAGATGCAGAGATCGATGAGGGTACGAACATCGGTGCGGGAACTATTACATGTAACTATGACGGTCTTAAAAAGTATAAAACAAAAATAGGGAAAAACGTTTTTGTAGGGAGTGACTCACAACTTGTAGCCCCTGTTACTATAGAAGATGATGTGATGATTGCAGCTGGAACTACGGTAACAAGCGGTGAGATTACAAGTGGCAACTTAGTTATCAGTCGTACAAAGATGAGACTTGTAAAAGATTTTTATTATAAATTTTTTGGGAAAAAATAA
- a CDS encoding motility protein A, whose amino-acid sequence MDLGTVIGLVLILALLFGAMAMGVGIGAYIDIPSVLIVIGGSIGSLMIAFKPAQMKKFTKIFMIAVKPTEEDVNDLIKKLVEFATKARKEGILALEGDVNNEENEFLRKGLSMAIDGSEPDTIRDLLEIDMEQTSTRHKSYASIFSTWAGLAGAMGMIGTLIGLVAMLLNMADPSAIGPSMAVALLTTMYGAMIGNIFGAPIANVLNIRDDDETMVKQIVLEGIMSIQAGDAPRVLEAKLLAYLAPSERSSQFD is encoded by the coding sequence ATGGATTTAGGTACGGTCATTGGTCTAGTGTTGATTTTGGCTCTTTTATTTGGAGCTATGGCGATGGGTGTTGGTATCGGTGCCTACATAGATATTCCTTCTGTTTTAATTGTTATCGGTGGTTCAATAGGTTCATTAATGATCGCTTTTAAACCGGCGCAGATGAAAAAGTTTACGAAAATTTTCATGATAGCTGTTAAGCCGACTGAAGAGGATGTAAACGATCTTATAAAAAAACTGGTCGAATTTGCGACAAAAGCTAGAAAAGAGGGGATCCTCGCTTTAGAAGGTGATGTTAATAACGAAGAGAACGAGTTTTTAAGAAAAGGCCTCTCTATGGCAATTGACGGGAGTGAACCCGATACTATTCGTGATCTTTTAGAGATAGATATGGAGCAAACAAGTACACGCCATAAGTCGTATGCTTCTATATTTTCAACATGGGCGGGGCTTGCCGGAGCAATGGGTATGATCGGTACACTTATCGGTCTGGTTGCGATGCTTTTAAATATGGCTGATCCTTCAGCGATTGGTCCGTCTATGGCAGTTGCTTTACTTACGACAATGTACGGTGCGATGATCGGAAATATTTTCGGTGCACCGATTGCGAATGTTTTAAATATTAGAGATGATGATGAAACAATGGTTAAGCAGATTGTTTTAGAGGGTATTATGTCTATTCAAGCGGGTGATGCTCCAAGAGTTTTAGAAGCAAAACTTCTTGCATACTTAGCTCCGTCTGAGCGTTCAAGCCAGTTTGATTAA
- a CDS encoding flagellar motor protein MotB, protein MAKKHKCPECEKCMPAWLAAFGDLMSLLLCFFVLLLSMSSMDAKKISEAIGSLSGAMSVLEGGVKTEISKQRIQESTPIETKDETSQTVNRIQQAIAEANEMVKKEQGPEITLEEAQEGFVIKLPATLLFKPGSATIDNQDALLFLKRMSLLIDEMPNDVEMSVQGHTDDTGPGVNSPFKDNWELSTARAISVLKELVIDGVDPKRMNATGYAEFRPVATNVTRLGREQNRRVELHFFGAKNKPAKEKNSILDKAEM, encoded by the coding sequence ATGGCAAAAAAGCATAAGTGTCCTGAATGTGAAAAGTGTATGCCGGCATGGCTAGCTGCCTTTGGAGACTTAATGTCTCTGCTCCTTTGTTTCTTTGTTCTGCTTCTCTCTATGTCAAGTATGGATGCAAAAAAGATCTCTGAAGCTATCGGATCTCTTAGCGGTGCGATGAGTGTTCTAGAGGGTGGGGTAAAAACCGAAATCTCTAAGCAGCGTATTCAAGAATCAACTCCGATTGAAACAAAAGATGAAACAAGCCAGACGGTAAATAGAATTCAGCAAGCGATAGCTGAAGCTAATGAGATGGTTAAAAAAGAACAGGGCCCTGAGATTACATTAGAAGAAGCACAGGAAGGTTTTGTGATTAAACTTCCTGCTACACTGTTATTTAAACCGGGAAGTGCAACTATAGATAATCAAGATGCATTACTTTTCCTTAAACGTATGTCTCTTCTAATTGATGAGATGCCAAACGATGTAGAGATGAGTGTTCAAGGTCATACTGACGATACAGGACCCGGTGTAAACTCTCCTTTTAAAGATAATTGGGAACTCTCAACTGCAAGAGCCATTTCAGTACTTAAAGAGTTGGTAATTGACGGTGTGGATCCAAAACGGATGAATGCAACAGGATATGCAGAGTTTAGACCTGTCGCTACCAATGTAACTAGATTAGGTAGAGAGCAAAACCGTAGAGTTGAACTCCATTTCTTTGGTGCAAAGAATAAACCTGCAAAAGAGAAGAACTCTATACTAGATAAGGCAGAGATGTAA
- the fliP gene encoding flagellar type III secretion system pore protein FliP (The bacterial flagellar biogenesis protein FliP forms a type III secretion system (T3SS)-type pore required for flagellar assembly.): protein MVKFFTLFVLFVATSFGAESVTIPTVNLSLSAPDTPQQLVSSLNVLLVLTLLFLAPSMVMVMTTFTRFVIVFGFLRQALGTQQVPPTQVLVLLAMILTFFVMEPVGTKAYEQGIKPYVEEKIGYEEAFEKTTLPFKNFMIRNTREKDLALFLRIREMENPQTVADVPLSVVIPAFVISELKTAFEIGFLIFLPFLVIDMVVASILMSMGMMMLPPVMISLPFKILIFVLIDGWNLLIGNLIASIK, encoded by the coding sequence ATGGTAAAATTTTTTACATTATTTGTGCTTTTTGTAGCTACATCATTCGGAGCAGAAAGTGTAACTATACCTACGGTTAATTTATCCCTTTCTGCTCCTGATACTCCTCAGCAGTTAGTATCTTCACTCAATGTTTTACTTGTTTTAACATTACTGTTTTTAGCACCGTCAATGGTGATGGTAATGACTACTTTTACACGTTTTGTAATTGTATTTGGTTTTTTAAGACAAGCTCTTGGTACACAGCAAGTACCACCTACACAGGTTTTAGTATTACTGGCAATGATTCTTACGTTCTTTGTAATGGAACCTGTGGGAACTAAGGCATATGAGCAGGGAATTAAGCCTTATGTAGAGGAAAAAATAGGTTATGAAGAGGCATTTGAGAAAACAACATTGCCTTTTAAAAACTTTATGATTAGAAACACAAGAGAGAAAGACCTCGCTTTGTTTTTAAGAATACGTGAGATGGAAAACCCTCAAACAGTTGCAGATGTACCACTTTCAGTTGTAATTCCTGCTTTTGTTATTAGTGAGTTAAAAACTGCATTTGAGATAGGTTTTTTGATCTTCTTACCGTTTTTGGTAATAGATATGGTAGTCGCATCTATCCTTATGTCGATGGGTATGATGATGTTACCGCCTGTAATGATATCCTTGCCGTTTAAGATACTTATATTTGTCTTGATAGACGGCTGGAATCTTTTAATTGGAAATTTAATAGCGAGTATAAAATAG
- the trmA gene encoding tRNA (uridine(54)-C5)-methyltransferase TrmA — protein MNCKHFGECGACRVYEGGYESQLKQKVDINQERFVKFFSNPIEVFESPTQNYRSRSEFKIWHVGDEIHYAMNHIEHKGVVLIDTCPQVNTYINELMPKLIKAIDEKGLGFKLFGADFLSSSNGEIVVSLLYHRQLDQAWQDTAAEIAKDLGIYIIGRARKQKLVIGQDYITEKLDIKGQNYIFNYIENSFTQPNSRVNEKMIAWAMDAFSDHKGDLLELYCGAGNFTIPFAKIFDKVLATEISKSSINAAKANMALNSVENIEFIRMSVEEFVDALNGVREFNRMQHINIEDYNINSIFVDPPRSGMDEFTCKFSSQFDNIVYISCNPETLARDLDILTQTHEIKSMALFDQFPYTHHAEMGVKLVKKV, from the coding sequence ATGAATTGTAAACATTTTGGTGAGTGTGGTGCTTGTAGAGTATATGAAGGTGGTTATGAATCACAATTAAAACAAAAAGTAGATATAAATCAAGAGCGCTTTGTAAAGTTTTTTAGCAACCCGATAGAGGTGTTCGAATCTCCTACACAAAATTACCGTTCAAGAAGTGAGTTTAAAATCTGGCATGTGGGTGATGAAATCCATTATGCAATGAACCATATTGAGCATAAAGGTGTAGTACTGATAGACACGTGTCCACAGGTAAACACTTACATAAATGAACTTATGCCAAAGCTTATAAAAGCTATAGATGAAAAAGGGTTGGGGTTTAAACTTTTTGGAGCCGACTTTTTAAGTTCTAGCAACGGAGAGATAGTTGTATCGCTTCTCTACCACAGACAGCTCGATCAGGCGTGGCAAGATACAGCTGCTGAGATTGCTAAAGATCTTGGGATCTATATAATAGGGCGTGCTAGAAAACAAAAGCTTGTAATTGGGCAGGACTATATAACAGAAAAATTAGATATAAAAGGGCAAAATTATATATTTAACTATATAGAAAATTCTTTTACACAGCCAAACTCAAGAGTCAATGAAAAGATGATTGCATGGGCTATGGATGCCTTTAGTGATCACAAAGGTGATCTCTTAGAGCTTTACTGTGGTGCAGGAAACTTTACAATCCCTTTTGCAAAAATATTTGACAAGGTCTTAGCTACGGAGATATCTAAAAGCTCTATTAATGCGGCAAAAGCGAATATGGCACTTAACAGTGTAGAAAACATCGAATTTATCCGTATGAGTGTTGAAGAGTTTGTAGATGCTTTAAACGGTGTTCGTGAGTTTAATAGAATGCAGCATATAAATATAGAGGATTACAACATAAACTCTATCTTTGTTGATCCGCCTCGTTCTGGTATGGATGAGTTTACTTGTAAATTTAGTTCTCAGTTTGATAATATTGTATATATATCTTGTAACCCTGAAACATTAGCAAGAGATTTAGATATACTCACTCAAACACATGAGATCAAATCTATGGCACTTTTTGATCAATTCCCATATACACATCATGCAGAGATGGGTGTAAAACTTGTAAAAAAGGTTTAG